The DNA window CGCCTGCCCTGTAGCTATCACCAGCAGACACGCCGAGATCACCTGCATATCGTGACCATTCGACGTACTCAGCGACGGCGATCTCGACCTCGCCCACACCTGCCCAGCCGCCTCGCGGGCGCATCACGGGGTTACGGATGCATTCGGCTTTGAACAGCGAGTTGAACGCCTCAGCCATCGCGTTGTCGTATGAATCCCCTTTGGAGCCAACAGATGTCACCGCTTCGGCTTCGGCCAGTCGTTCGGTGTAGCGGATGGCTCGGTATTGCACTCCGCGGTCGGAGTGGTGGATCAGCCCGGCCACGTCGTGGCCGGCACGCGACCGTGCCCACAATCCCATGTTCAGGGCGTCGAGGGCGAGGTCGGTGTGCATGGTGGTCGAGACCTGCCAGCCGACGACCATCCGCGAGAACACGTCCAGGACGAACGCCGCGTACACCCAGCCCGAGTGGGTGCGGATGTAGGTCAGGTCCGCCACCCACAACGCGTTCGGTGCCGCCGCGGTGAACTGACGGTTGACCCGGTCAGCCGGCCGGGGTGTTTCAGCTCCCTCGCTGCGCGTGGTCTTGCGTGTCTTGAGTCTCGCTATCCCTTGCAGCCCATCGGCTTTCATCAATCGCTCGACGGTGCAGCGGGCAACACTTTGGCCCTGTCTGCGCAATTGGGCATGCACCTTGCGGGCACCGTAGACGCCGAGGTTGTCGGCATGCACCGCGCGGACCTGGGTAAGGAGCTTCCGGTCACGCACCACACGAGGCGCCTCGGTCTTCTGGGGGCTCAGGTGGGCTCGTACCGTGGACGGAGCGATCTGGGCGGACGTATCGCGCAATGCCGCACAGATCGGATCGACTCCGTGTTCATCGCGGTGAGCCGCGACGAACTCCACGATCAGCGCTGTGGGCGGTCGATCTCCGCCGCAAAGAAAGCCGAAGCCTGCTTCAAGATCGTGTTCGCTCGCCGCAGTTCACAGTTCTCCCGCTCCAACGCCGCGATGCGGTCAGCGTCCTCACTCGTGGTGCCCGGGCGGACCCCGCCGTCGATCTCGGCCTGACGAACCCAATTGCGCAACGCCTCGGGATGGACTCCGAGCTGATCGGCGATCCGCTTGATCGCACCTCTCGACGAATCGGGATCTTGTCGCGCTTCACATGCCATCCGGGTGGCCCGGTCCTTGAGTTCCTCACTGTACTTGCGTGGTGCTGCCATGCTCTCCATCCTTCACAGGTTCGAGAGCCTCCGACAGACCCGGGGCGGTTCATGAAGCCGGAAAGTGGGGTTAGCCCATCGCCGCACCGGTCATCGACCGCATCAACAACAAGGTCTTTAGGGTCCTCTCCGAAATGCTCGGCCATCAGAGGTAGCGCGGTGGATCGACCGTAGGGTCGTCGTCGATGGTGTCGACGTGCGGGTCGGCGAGAATGTTGGTAACCGCAAGGGAGCTGGCACCGAAGGTGGCGAAGTGCGGGTTGACGTCTCTGACGACACTCCGTGCACGGTCCGCCGGCCAAACGAACGCCGGGATCGGCCAAGAAGACCCGAACGGCGCGCGGCGTGGTTGTCGTCCCACGCGGCCAGATCAGCCTCGCCTCGCACAGGTAGTACCGACGGACGCTATGCCGCCGCTGCTCGTTATTGATGTTGATCCTCACGGCACCGGTTCGCCCGCACAGGGTCTCGACATGACTGACCAACGGCCCTCGTGAATTAACCCCTGGCTCAGTGGGTGACCGGTAGTAGCACTCGTCGCGAGTGGTGGTGTGCTGCATTCGAGCGAAGTTCTGTACACCGCGAGAAGCGCCTGAGACAGTGAGCGGGTGAGCCCGTTGAACCGCCCCGGGTTCGTCGGAGGCTCTCGAACCTGTGAAGGATGGAGAGCATGGCAGCACCTCGGAAGTACAGCATTGAGCTGAAGGAGCGAGCGACGCGGATGGCGGTGGAAGCCCGCAAGGACCCGGCCACACGGCCGGGAGCGTTCAAACGGATCGGCGATCAACTCGGTGTGCACCCGGAGGCGCTACGCACCTGGGTCAAGCAAGCCGAAATCGATGGCGGGCAGCGGCCGGGTACCACGAGCAGCGATTCCGAGCGGATCGCGCAGCTCGAGCGGGAGAACCGCGAGCTGCGGCGGGCGAACACGATCTTGAAGCAGGCGTCGGCTTTTTTTGCCGCGGAGATCGACCGCCCACAGCGTTGATCGTGGAGTTCGTCGCCGCTTCTCGCGACGAACACGGAGTCGATCCGATCTGCGCGGCCCTACGCGACACGGCCGCCCAGATCGCTCCGTCCACGGTACGAGCCCACCTGAGTGCGAACAAGACCGAGGCGCCACGCACGGTGCGTGACCGGGAGATGCTCGGCGAGATCCGCACCGTGCACGCCGACAATCTCGGCGTCTACGGTGCCCGCAAGGTCCACGCCGAACTACGCAGAAAGGATATCGACGTGGCGCGCTGCACTGTCGAACGATTGATGAAAGCCGATGGACTGCAAGGGATACCGAGGTTGAAGACACGCAGGACCACCCGCAGCGATGGCGCCGAAACCCCGCAACCGGCCGACCGAGTCGGCCGGCAGTTCACCGCCGAGGCGCCGAACACCTTGTGGGTGGCGGACCTGACCTACATCCGCACCCACTCCGGGTGGGTGTACGCGGCGTTCATCCTCGACGTGTACTCGCGCGTGGTCGTCGGCTGGCAGGTCTCGACCACGATGCACACCGACCTCGCATTGGACGCCTTAGACATGGGATTGTGGGCGCGTGATCGTGCCGGCCAGGATGTGGCCGGACTGATTCACCACTCGGACCGCGGAGTGCAGTATCGAGCGATTCGTTACACCGAGCGTCTCGCCGAAGCTGAAGCGGTGACTTCGGTTGGCTCCAAGGGTGATTCGTATGACAACGCGATGGCCGAGGCGTTCAACTCGTTATTCAAGGCGGAATGTATCCGCAACCCGATCATGCGCCCGAAGAGCGGGTGGGGCGGTGTCGGCGACGTCGAGATCGCGGTCGCCGAGTACATCGAGTGGTTCAACCACCGCCGTCTGCACGGCGAGATCGGACACGTCCCGCCGGTCGAGTACGAGGCCGCCTACTGGGCGGCCCACACGGTCACCAGCTACCGTGAGAACCCGGTCCCAGCAGAGGCCGGAACCAACTAACCGAGCCTCCAGCAAACCCGGGGCGATTCACGTCGTGAACTCGCCCCGGCCGTGCATGGTCGGAAGAACGTGCTGAGCGTCGACGAACTCCAGCCAGGCGGGGGCGCCTAGGTGTCTGCGTTGCCGTTCTTCCATTGTGGCCACGGGATGTTCCAATCGCCGAGTCCATCAACTCCCGGCAGTGTGTCGGCGTTGGTGTTCTTGACCGTGACGGGGTCACCGCGCAGGGTGTTCTTCACGAGCCATTCCGCGTCAGTGGGACTCAGGTTTGGGCAACCGTTGCTGACGTTGCTGCTGCCTTGCGCCGACATCGACCACGGTGCGCCGTGCATGTAAATGCCGCTGTAGGACATTTGCACCGCCCATTGAACGGGTGTGCGGTATCCCGCTGCGGACTCGACAGGCACTCCGTAGGTGGACGAGTCCATGATGATGTGCTCGACGCGATCTCCGATCATGTAG is part of the Gordonia bronchialis DSM 43247 genome and encodes:
- a CDS encoding IS3 family transposase (programmed frameshift), whose protein sequence is MAAPRKYSIELKERATRMAVEARKDPATRPGAFKRIGDQLGVHPEALRTWVKQAEIDGGQRPGTTSSDSERIAQLERENRELRRANTILKQASAFFCRGDRPPTALIVEFVAASRDEHGVDPICAALRDTAAQIAPSTVRAHLSANKTEAPRTVRDREMLGEIRTVHADNLGVYGARKVHAELRRKDIDVARCTVERLMKADGLQGIPRLKTRRTTRSDGAETPQPADRVGRQFTAEAPNTLWVADLTYIRTHSGWVYAAFILDVYSRVVVGWQVSTTMHTDLALDALDMGLWARDRAGQDVAGLIHHSDRGVQYRAIRYTERLAEAEAVTSVGSKGDSYDNAMAEAFNSLFKAECIRNPIMRPKSGWGGVGDVEIAVAEYIEWFNHRRLHGEIGHVPPVEYEAAYWAAHTVTSYRENPVPAEAGTN